Proteins encoded in a region of the Podospora pseudopauciseta strain CBS 411.78 chromosome 6, whole genome shotgun sequence genome:
- the CLP1 gene encoding Cleavage polyadenylation factor subunit clp1 (COG:A; EggNog:ENOG503NWRS) has product MSIPGLGHISAQQASLPSTRTLTLHPFSEWRFQISPTSTATCRLLSGTAERDGTELAQTKTYNLTRCRSKIVTFTGATLEITGEFESEHVKHYPHSADSPFVAYLNLHFLLQARRSQSSSGSGHGPRVMICGPPASGKSSLAKMLIGWATRQGEQPVLATVDPRDGMLALPGTLSAAVFATVMDVEDPEGGVGVGCTPSSGPSAVPVKLPVGYYFGRERAEDDEGLWKDLVRRLGSSVRAKTGGDQGVRRGGVVVDTPAVEVRKGEVKVKGEDGEEERERGGGVEGLMHVIREFAVNIVIVLGSPDLEAELRRRDRKTPLGEPIEIVNLDKPDGVVEQDRQHLLSSRKALIKDYFFGDSKRALSPSVQSFGFDDVVIFRAVDAMDLDDPNQVLERAEISEEMSHWTLAVMDASVNDPLETIRQAPVIGWVCVSDVDKDRRRLKILSTVSGRLARPMVWGRWPEPYVNLLG; this is encoded by the exons ATGTCCATCCCCGGCCTAGGGCACATATCGGCCCAG CAagcctccctcccatcaaccCGCACtctcaccctccaccccttctccgAATGGCGCTTCCAAATATCCCCCACTTCCACCGCCACCTGCCGACTGCTCTCCGGAACAGCCGAGCGCGACGGCACCGAGCTCGCCCAGACAAAAACCTACAACCTCACCCGCTGCCGCTCCAAGATCGTCACCTTCACGGGCGCCACGCTCGAAATAACGGGTGAATTCGAGTCTGAGCACGTAAAACACTACCCCCATTCTGCCGACTCGCCTTTTGTCGCCTATCTGAACTTgcacttcctcctccaggcACGGAGGTCGCAGAGCAGCAGTGGGAGTGGTCATGGGCCGAGGGTTATGATCTGTGGCCCGCCGGCGAGCGGGAAGAGCTCGCTGGCGAAGATgctgattggctgggcgACGAGGCAGGGGGAGCAGCCTGTGCTAGCGACGGTGGATCCGAGGGATGGGATGTTGGCTTTGCCGGGGACGttgtcggcggcggtgtttgCTACGGTGATGGATGTGGAGGACccggaggggggggttggggtggggtgTACCCCGTCTAGTGGGCCGAGTGCGGTGCCGGTGAAGTTGCCGGTGGGGTATTattttgggagggagagggcggaggatgatgaggggctTTGGAAGGATCTGGTGAGACGGTTGGGGAGCTCGGTGAGGGCGAAGACGGGGGGGGATcaaggggtgaggaggggaggtgtggttgttgatacCCCGGCCGTagaggtgaggaagggggaggtgaaggtaaaaggggaggatggagaggaagagagggaaagggggggaggggtggaggggttgatgcaCGTCATTAGAGAATTTGCTG TCAATATCGTTATCGTGCTTGGGTCACCAGACTTGGAAGCTGAGTTGAGACGCCGGGATAGGAAGACACCACTAGGGGAGCCGATTGAGATTGTGAATCTTGACAAACCTGATGGAGTGGTGGAACAAGACAGACAGCATCTGCTCTCGTCACGCAAGGCTCTGATCAAGGACTACTTTTTTGGCGATTCCAAGCGAGCTCTTAGTCCTTCGGTGCAGTCGTTTGGTTTTGACGACGTCGTGATCTTTAGGGCCGTTGATG CCATGGATCTCGACGACCCGAACCAGGTTCTGGAGCGCGCAGAGATCTCAGAGGAAATGTCACACTGGACACTGGCGGTCATGGATGCCTCGGTCAATGACCCCCTGGAGACAATACGACAGGCGCCTGTCATCGGTTGGGTTTGCGTATCGGACGTGGACAAGGACAGGCGGAGACTGAAGATACTGTCTACGGTTAGCGGCCGGTTGGCTCGGCCGATGGTCTGGGGACGGTGGCCGGAGCCGTATGTCAACCTGTTGGGTTAG